The DNA region AACGATGTGATCTTCTCTGTGCCGAGTGGCAATTTCGGAAACATCGGCGCCGGTTTATTGGCTTATAAATTGGGTTTGCCAGTGAAGCAGTTTATTGCCGCAACAAACATCAACGATACCGTTCCACGCTTTTTAGCATCTGGCGTTTACGAAGCCAAACCGTCTACCCAAACTTACTCCAACGCGATGGATGTAGGTGCGCCAAGCAATTGGGTTCGTATTATGGATCTTTTTAACAATAACGTTGAGGAACTAAAACAAATAGTTACTTCTTACCGCTTCAACGACGAAGAAACGCTTGCAGGTATTAAAGAAATTGATTCGAAATTTGATTATGTTGCTTGCCCCCACACAGCGATTGCCTATTTAGCGATTGAGCAATTTAGAAACGAAAACCCCGAAGATGAAAGTGCCGCCGTATTTTTATCAACAGCCCATGCTTGTAAATTTCCCGACATTTTTCCTGTAGATATCGCAGCTAAAATAGAAATCCCCGAACAGGTTAGCGCCTTAGCTGGTAAGCCAAAGCAAGCTGAGCAATTGGATGTTGATTTTGACGGTTTTAAGCGTTATTTGTTGGAGATGAGTTAATGTGGATTAGAAATCCACGATTCGGAGGTCGAAATTACAAATCGACCAGCAGCCATGCAGTAATTAAAAAACAAAAGGTCGAGCAAAAATTGCTCGACCTTTTGTTTACTTAGCCCTTTCTGTCCTCAGCGACCTTATTTCTCGCTTAAGGTCTTCAATCTGCTGCTGCTGCTCTTTAATACTGCCAACCAGCAAGGGAATTAAACTTTCATAATCAACCTTGGTAATTGTTGCATACGACGATGCGTTCTTCCCTGTTGGGTAATCTTTCGCTTGAACGGTGATCAGGCTCGGCACCGAAGCTTTTGCAGCTGACCCAACAAAACCATATTGCTCCGTAACCGGAAGTTTCAATTTATTTGCCCAGGATTTATCATAATTGAAGCTAACAGGCTCCAACTTAGAAACCATCTCAAGCGAATTGTTTACAGGTTTTACATTTGTTTGTGTTACTTCTTGTGCACTAATTTTTAGCGATGCGGCAATTAAAAATACCGCAAAAGAAAATGAAATTGCTCGTTTCATAGTATATATAATTTAAATTTTTGAAAATAAGAGTTAATCCCAGTGGGATAAAAGGAATAAATGAAGAAAATATGTGCTTAAACGGATGGCGGAGGTGTTAATACCTCGGGGAAATAATTCAATTGACTAAGATGGCTTGGAACCACCACTTTTTTCGAAGTTTCAGGGCTATAAAATGCACTTTCAAAGGTTAAAAAACTGTGAGCAAAATATTCGGTCTCCACTTTTCTTTCTTCTTTTTCGGTCGCATCGTCATTAAGCAATGAATGCTCAACATCTGCCTTCGAAAAAGCTAAATACGATAAAGCACTGCTCACCTTAAAAAATAGGGCAAGTGCAATGCAAATCATCAATATATATTTAAGCTTCTCGAACTTCATTAATTACAAATATAACCAAATCGCTATAAAAACATCAACTGAATAGCTAAAGTTCTGTCAAAAAGAAAAAAGGATTTTTGAACCAATAAGGCGTAAACCAAGAGAAGTCAAGTTTTTAAAAACTTGACTTCTCCAAAAAACAATTTGTTCTTGCAACGCCTAAAAAATTGCCCTTGCAATCTGTTTAGTTTGTTCTGGCTTACCCATGGTATAGAAATGCAATACTGGCACACCAAAATCGATCAGCTCTTTACATTGTTTAATCATTGCTTGGGTACCTATTTCCCTTGCTTCGGCGTTGTTTTTGGCGTAAGATAACGCGTCAGTTAATTCGTCCGGCAAATCGATGTGGAAGATTTTAGGCAGCACATTTAGTTGTGTTAACGTGCTGATCGGCTTCAAACCTGGAATTATCGGCACGTTGATATCATTTTCCCTGCATTTTTTAACAAAATCGAAATACTTCTGATTGTCGAAAAACATTTGCGTAACGATGAACTCGGCGCCCATGTCTACTTTCTTTTTCAGAAATTTAAAATCTGCGTTAAGATTAGGTGCCTCGAAGTGTTTTTCGGGGTATCCGGCAACGCCAATACAGAAATCGCTCTTGAAAGTTTCTACATCTTCGTGCAAAAATTTCCCGTTGTTGTGGTTCTTTATATGTTGAATAAGGTCTGTTGCGTAGCAATGTCCCCCTTTTGTGGGTACAAAGGCGTTATCCGCAGCCCTGGCGTCGCCACGTAAGGCCAAAACATTGTCGATACCCAAAAACTGAAGATCGATTAATGCATTTTCAGTCTCCTCTTTTGTGAATCCCCCACAAATTAAATGTGGAACTGCATCGATTTTGTATTTATGAATAATAGCCGCACAAATGGCAATGGTTCCCGGGCGCTTGCGGTAAGAAACCTTTTGCAGCAAGCCATTTTCCTGTTCTTTGTAAATATAATCCTCACGCAGAGATGTTACATCAATAAATGGCGGGTTGAATTCCAATAATGGGTCAATGGCATCATAAATCCACTGAATACTCTGGCCCTTTATCGGCGGCAATAACTCGAATGAAAATAAGGTTTTACCTTTTGCGTTCTTTATATGTTCTGTAATTTTCATGTGCCCAAACCCCTCAAAGGGCTTTCATTTTTAATTTATATTTTTTTCGTTTCCAGCTTTAACTTTTGTCATTCCGATAGCTATCGGATGACAACAACTCCGACAAAAGTCATATCTTCCTCTTCGGGTGCCAAGCGTTAATAGGCCAAATTGGGGCTAAGCCATCTTTCTACTTCGTCTATCGACATGTTCTTTCGCACTGCATAATCCTCTACCTGATCTTTTGTAATTTTACCCAGGCCAAAGTACCTTGAATCTGGATGCGCAAAATAAAATCCGCTTACCGCAGCCGTTGGATACATGGCGTAGCTTTCTGTCAGTCGAAGCCCAATTTGGTTCTCCGCATCGAGCAATTCAAACAAGGTTCCCTTTTCGGTATGCTCAGGACAGGCTGGATAACCTGGCGCCGGACGAATCCCTGCGTATTCTTCTTTGATTAATTCTTGATTATTGAGGTTTTCATTTTTGGCATAACCCCAAAATTCTTTACGAACCCGCTCGTGCATCCGCTCAGCAAATGCTTCGGCCAACCGATCGGCCAAGGCTTTTGCCATGATGCTATTATAATCGTCGTGGTTTGCTTCAAATTCAGCCACCAACTCATCAATTCCGATGCCCGTTGTTACGGCAAAACCACCGAAATAATCCTGTATTCCGCTTTCTTTTGGTGCAATGAAATCAGATAACGCATAATAGGGTTGCCCATCTACTTTTTCTGCTTGCTGGCGGAGGGTGTGGATAGTTGTTAGCTTGGGGCTTGGAGCTTGGAGTTTGGAATCTCCCAACTCAACACTCCCAACTCTCAACTCAATGTCGTCTCCAACCGAATTTGCTGGCCAAAAACCAATAACGCCCCTGGCGGTCAATAATTTTTCATCCAAAATCCGTTTCAGCAAGGTTTGTGCATCGTCGAAAAGCTTTTTAGCCTCATCGCCAACGTTCTTATCATCGAATATTTTAGGGTAGCTTCCGCGAAGTTCCCAGGTGTGGAAAAACGGTGTCCAATCGATATAAGGCACCAATTCTTCTAAAGGATAGTTATCAAAAACCCGTGTTCCTGTAAATTCCGGAACAGGAAGGTTTCGATCGAAATCGATCTTAAATTTGTTTTCGCGGGCTTCGTCAATCGTTTTAAAACGCTTATCAGACCGTTTGTTTAAATGCGCCTCTCGTGCTTTTTCGTACTCGGCCTTAATTCCGGCAACATAATCGCCTTTCGTTTCAGGGTTCATCAAGGTGCTGCAAACGGTTACACTTCTCGATGCATCCAAAACGTGTATAGCGGGACCTGAATAATTTGGCGCCACTTTTACGGCGGCATGAATGCGGGATGTGGTTGCGCCGCCAATAATTAACGGTATGGTGAAGCCTTCGCGTTCCATTTCCTTGGCAAAATGAACCATTTCATCCAGCGATGGCGTAATTAATCCGCTTAAACCAATAATATCGGCATTAATTTCTTTGGCTTTTTTGATGATATCTTGCGCAGGAACCATCACGCCCATATCTACAATCTCGAAGTTGTTACAGGCAAGCACTACGCCTACGATATTTTTTCCGATATCATGAACATCACCTTTTACTGTAGCCATCAGCACTTTCCCTGCGGATGAATTTTGATCCTGATCGGGGTTGTCTAACTTTTCTTGTTCGATGAAAGGAAGCAGGTAAGCCACGGCCTTTTTCATTACACGGGCCGATTTTACCACTTGGGGCAGGAACATTTTGCCAGCGCCAAATAAATCGCCAACGATGTTCATACCATCCATCAATGGGCCTTCAATTACCTGAATAGGCCGGGCATATTTCTGGCGTGCTTCTTCCACATCGTCGTCTAAATACTCCACCAAACCCTTTACCAGCGAATGGGATAATCTTTCTTCAACGGTGCCTTTTCGCCATTGTTCATCTTTAACAATTTCTTTTCCTTTGGATTTTACCGTTTCGGCATATTCAACCAAACGTTCGGTTGCATCATCTCTGCGATTCAGCAGTACATCTTCAACCCGCTCCAAAAGCTCGGGCGGAATTTCCTGATAAACCTCTAACATTCCGGCATTTACAATGCCCATATCTAAACCTGCCCGGATAGCATGGTAAAGAAATGCGGAGTGCATCGCTTCGCGAACCACATTATTTCCCCTAAAAGAGAATGATATGTTGGAAACGCCACCACTCACTTTCGCGTGAGGCAGGTTTTCTTTAATCCAACGGGTGGCGTTAATAAAGTCGACAGCATAGTTATTATGCTCCTCCAGTCCGGTGGCAACGGTTAAGATGTTCGGATCGAATATAATGTCTTCTGGCGGGAAACCAATTTCATTTACTAAAATATCGTAGCTGCGTTTACAGATTTCTATCCTTCGTTGATAGTTGTCTGCCTGCCCTTGCTCATCAAACGCCATTACCACAACTGCTGCGCCGTATTGCATAATTTTGCGGGCACTCTCACGGAACTTTTCTTCGCCTTCTTTTAACGAAATAGAGTTTACGATCCCTTTTCCCTGCAAACATTTTAAGCCGTTTTCAATCACCGACCACTTAGAGGAGTCGACCATGATGGGTAGCTTGGCAATATCCGGCTCGGAAGCAATTAAGTTTAAAAACTTAGTCATAGCGGCTTCCGAATCGAGCATCCCCTCATCCATGTTCACATCGATAATCTGTGCGCCTCCCTCTACTTGTTGTAAGGCCACGGCAAGTGCCGCTTCATAATCGCCGCTTAAAATAAGCTTAGAAAACTTGGGCGATCCGGTGATGTTCGTTCGCTCTCCAACGTTCACAAAAATGCTGTCGGGCTTAATGGTTACGGGCTCAAGGCCGCTCAACCTCATGTATGGCTCTATAGTTGGCAACTTTCTTGGCGCCGCTTTTTTGGCGTTATTGGCGATACAACCAATATGCTCTGGGGTGGTACCGCAGCAGCCGCCGACAATATTCACAAATCCGGAAGCGATAAAATCATCAACCAGATGAGCGGTTTCATGCGGTTGTTCATCGTAGGCACCGAACTCGTTTGGTAAGCCTGCATTTGGATAGGCCGATACATAACAGCCCGCTTTTGCAGCCAGTTCTTCAATATGTGGGCGCATTTCTTTTGCACCCAAGGCACAGTTAAAACCAATACTTAAGGGTTTAGCGTGCATTACAGAGTTTAAAAAAGCCTCTGCAGTTTGGCCAGACAAGGTTCTACCAGACGCATCGGTAATGGTTCCTGAAATCATGATCTCAAGTTTTCTTCCGATTACCTCTTCATATTTTTTTATGGCAACAATGGCCACTTTGGCATTCAGCGTATCGAAAATTGTTTCGATTAACAGCACATCGGAACCCCCATCTACCAGGCCGCGAACCTGCTCGTAATAAGCGGCCTCAAGCTCGTCGAAATAAACCGCCCTAAAACCGGGATCGTTTACATTTGGCGACATGGACAGCGTGCGGTTGGTTGGGCCTATCGCACCTGCTACAAAGCATTTTCTATCCGGATTGGCCGCCATAAATTCCGTAGCCGCCTCTTTGGCAACACGAGCGCCTTCGTAGCTGAGTTCGTAAGAAAGATCTTCCATTTGGTAATCAGCCATCGAAATTCTTTGCGTACTGAAGGTATTGGTTTCGATAATATCAGCACCTGCCGCTAAATATTCAAGATGTATCGCCTTGATAATATCAGGACGTGTAATGTTGAGCAAATCATTATTGCCCTTCACATCGCATGGATGATTTTTAAACCTTTCGCCCCTAAAATCTTCTTCTGTTAAAGTATAGCGTTGAATCATAGTGCCCATTGCACCATCAATTACTAAAATACGCTTTTCTAATTCTTCTCTTATACTCATTTGATTTTTTAGATGTGAGATATGAGATGTGAGATAAGAGAAGCAAGTTCCATATCTATTGTCTCAAATCATGTGAGATTGGAAACAGTCATTACAAGATTGGAGTAGACGCATAACCGTCTCAATCTCAAATCTATTGTCTCAAATCTCCCCTCAAAAATGCTTATTTAAAAAGTTGGTACGAGAATCGTAATCCTAAACTTATCTGTTCCCGCTATTTGCAGAATAGAATTTAGCACCTTGTGTGGCACAGGTTGCTAAGACTTCGTTGGGTCTAATCCCTCCGTCTTTCTTAATAAGCACACAAAAATGCAACAAAGCAACATCAATTCCAAAAATTATCGGTCGCTAGCCAAATAAAATTACAAAGGCCGTGCAAAACTGTGCAACGTTTGAAATATTGTTTTGTTTACCAGGGAGCTTAGGCCCATCGACCCGTCATTTCGAGCGCCCGCCCAACGTCGTTTAGTTAAGGAAAAAACAAAAAACATTGTCACCCTGAGCATTTCAGCTGGAGTTTATCTTGAGCGTAGACGAAAGACTCAATACAGGCTTAGTCGAAGGGCGATGTTTATTTGTTTTTTCCTACAGAAAGGGTCTTCGACTGAGTTTATCTTGAGCATTTCGACTACGCTCAATACAAGCTCAAGTCGAAAGGCTCAGATCCGATAGCTATCGGATGACACCCGTCGAGCTTACCTGTGCTGGTCGAGATTTCCAATCTCGACCCAAATAACGCTGGATTTAAAATCCAGAGCTAGACGAGTCAGGATTACAAATCTGATTAGCGGATCCACTAGCCGATCCCCCAAAAACACAAAGGCCACGCAAATTGCGTGGCCTTTGAAATACTGTTTTGTTACTTTGATTACTTTCTGCTTCCGAAGATGCGTAAAAGGAATAAAAAGATATTTAAGAAATCAAGATATAACGATAAAGCAGCAACAATAGCCATTTTTTTAGATTCTACCTGAAGCACTTGCTCGCCACTAGCTTCAATTCCCTGACCAATTCGCTTAATCTTTTGCACATCGTAAGCTGTTAAAGCTGTAAAAATGGCAATACCAATATAGGCCATAAACAAGCTGAACTGTTCGCTTTGAATAAAGAAATTTATTACACTTGCGATAACCAAGCCAATTACGCCAACCATTAAAATCGGGCCAAACTTACTTAAATCAATATTGGTGGTATATCCCATAAAGGCCATAATTCCAAATATTCCTGCGGCACCGGCAAAACAACTTACGATAGAACCCGAGGTATAGGTAAGCAATATAAAACTTAAACTAACTCCTGTTAATACAGAATAAAGTACAAAAACACCTATTAAAGCAGGCAATGACAATCGGCTGAGGCCAAATCCCATTAAAAGGACTAAACCTAGTGGAGCAAACATAGCTATGTAGCCGAAAATTGACATACCAACTTTCCCTGTAGATGGATTAATGGTTAAAAGGTATTGCATTAATTGCTCATTAGTTCCAAAAACATAAGCGGCAGCGGTTGATAAACTTAATGCCACAAACATCCATAAGAAAACGTTGGCAAAGAATTTTCTCGAAACAGAATTTTCTTGTACGAAAACACTGTTGTTTTGATATTGATAATTTTGTTGATCCATTTTTTTATTGTGTATTAAATCTTATAAAGATAAAAAAATTAGTTTAATCTTTTTGTCAATAGTTCTTCAACTTTTTTAAAGATCTGCACGGGTTTCAAGGTTCTCCAGGGCAGATGATCAAAGGCGCCTCCAAAATTGATGAAATAATCGATGTTGTTATCCCTGAATTCTGAAATTACGTGCTCCTGAAAATTAATACCTACAATCCAGCCTTCTTCGATCTCCTGAAACCATTCTTCGTAGTAACTATCATCTGAAGCGTGAAAATTAAGTACATTTTCGCCAATCAATATAAACTTGGTAATCCCTTCGTCTATCATTAGCTCCAGTATATCGCGTTTCAGCAACATAATATCGTTATTTATGGCATCGTTCCATTCTCCTATAAATTCAATAATCGCATATCCCCGATCGTAATCTGCAAAAAGCACTTTCAAATACAAGGTGTTCGATCCAAATTCGTCCCATTGTGGATGCAGCAGGAAGTTATAGATCTGCTTATCGAAATAAAGTTCAGAATATTCGATATTATAAAATGGCGAACGTTCATCTTCAGAAGAGGTGTAATCATCTCTCCATTGGTAATATGGCTCTATTTCGTGCATAAGGATGATGTTGGATTGATGAATTGCGGAAATCTAAAATCGTAATTGTACAATCGTAAATTAATTTAATGTTGCCCGGCTTCCACCGCTTTACGCACACTTCCGTATTGGTTTAACAGATCAGCTGCCTCATCGTACCCAATATTCAGTTCATCAGCTACCATTTGTGTGCCGCGATCAACCAGTTTATTATTTGTTAACTGCATATCGACCATTTTATTGCCAACCACGCGACCCAACTG from Pedobacter endophyticus includes:
- a CDS encoding Bax inhibitor-1/YccA family protein, yielding MDQQNYQYQNNSVFVQENSVSRKFFANVFLWMFVALSLSTAAAYVFGTNEQLMQYLLTINPSTGKVGMSIFGYIAMFAPLGLVLLMGFGLSRLSLPALIGVFVLYSVLTGVSLSFILLTYTSGSIVSCFAGAAGIFGIMAFMGYTTNIDLSKFGPILMVGVIGLVIASVINFFIQSEQFSLFMAYIGIAIFTALTAYDVQKIKRIGQGIEASGEQVLQVESKKMAIVAALSLYLDFLNIFLFLLRIFGSRK
- a CDS encoding tail fiber domain-containing protein, which produces MKRAISFSFAVFLIAASLKISAQEVTQTNVKPVNNSLEMVSKLEPVSFNYDKSWANKLKLPVTEQYGFVGSAAKASVPSLITVQAKDYPTGKNASSYATITKVDYESLIPLLVGSIKEQQQQIEDLKREIRSLRTERAK
- the metH gene encoding methionine synthase; the encoded protein is MSIREELEKRILVIDGAMGTMIQRYTLTEEDFRGERFKNHPCDVKGNNDLLNITRPDIIKAIHLEYLAAGADIIETNTFSTQRISMADYQMEDLSYELSYEGARVAKEAATEFMAANPDRKCFVAGAIGPTNRTLSMSPNVNDPGFRAVYFDELEAAYYEQVRGLVDGGSDVLLIETIFDTLNAKVAIVAIKKYEEVIGRKLEIMISGTITDASGRTLSGQTAEAFLNSVMHAKPLSIGFNCALGAKEMRPHIEELAAKAGCYVSAYPNAGLPNEFGAYDEQPHETAHLVDDFIASGFVNIVGGCCGTTPEHIGCIANNAKKAAPRKLPTIEPYMRLSGLEPVTIKPDSIFVNVGERTNITGSPKFSKLILSGDYEAALAVALQQVEGGAQIIDVNMDEGMLDSEAAMTKFLNLIASEPDIAKLPIMVDSSKWSVIENGLKCLQGKGIVNSISLKEGEEKFRESARKIMQYGAAVVVMAFDEQGQADNYQRRIEICKRSYDILVNEIGFPPEDIIFDPNILTVATGLEEHNNYAVDFINATRWIKENLPHAKVSGGVSNISFSFRGNNVVREAMHSAFLYHAIRAGLDMGIVNAGMLEVYQEIPPELLERVEDVLLNRRDDATERLVEYAETVKSKGKEIVKDEQWRKGTVEERLSHSLVKGLVEYLDDDVEEARQKYARPIQVIEGPLMDGMNIVGDLFGAGKMFLPQVVKSARVMKKAVAYLLPFIEQEKLDNPDQDQNSSAGKVLMATVKGDVHDIGKNIVGVVLACNNFEIVDMGVMVPAQDIIKKAKEINADIIGLSGLITPSLDEMVHFAKEMEREGFTIPLIIGGATTSRIHAAVKVAPNYSGPAIHVLDASRSVTVCSTLMNPETKGDYVAGIKAEYEKAREAHLNKRSDKRFKTIDEARENKFKIDFDRNLPVPEFTGTRVFDNYPLEELVPYIDWTPFFHTWELRGSYPKIFDDKNVGDEAKKLFDDAQTLLKRILDEKLLTARGVIGFWPANSVGDDIELRVGSVELGDSKLQAPSPKLTTIHTLRQQAEKVDGQPYYALSDFIAPKESGIQDYFGGFAVTTGIGIDELVAEFEANHDDYNSIMAKALADRLAEAFAERMHERVRKEFWGYAKNENLNNQELIKEEYAGIRPAPGYPACPEHTEKGTLFELLDAENQIGLRLTESYAMYPTAAVSGFYFAHPDSRYFGLGKITKDQVEDYAVRKNMSIDEVERWLSPNLAY
- a CDS encoding methylenetetrahydrofolate reductase produces the protein MKITEHIKNAKGKTLFSFELLPPIKGQSIQWIYDAIDPLLEFNPPFIDVTSLREDYIYKEQENGLLQKVSYRKRPGTIAICAAIIHKYKIDAVPHLICGGFTKEETENALIDLQFLGIDNVLALRGDARAADNAFVPTKGGHCYATDLIQHIKNHNNGKFLHEDVETFKSDFCIGVAGYPEKHFEAPNLNADFKFLKKKVDMGAEFIVTQMFFDNQKYFDFVKKCRENDINVPIIPGLKPISTLTQLNVLPKIFHIDLPDELTDALSYAKNNAEAREIGTQAMIKQCKELIDFGVPVLHFYTMGKPEQTKQIARAIF